In Nitrobacteraceae bacterium AZCC 1564, the following proteins share a genomic window:
- a CDS encoding thioredoxin 1 (product_source=KO:K03671; cath_funfam=3.40.30.10; cog=COG3118; ko=KO:K03671; pfam=PF00085; superfamily=52833; tigrfam=TIGR01068), with protein MSVGKVSDADFDTEVLKANGPVVVDFWAEWCGPCRMIAPALDEIAGAMGDKVKIVKLNVDESPKTASKYGVMSIPTLMIFKGGEMASRQVGAAPKQKLQQWINAAV; from the coding sequence ATGAGTGTGGGCAAGGTTTCCGACGCCGATTTCGATACGGAAGTTCTCAAGGCGAACGGCCCGGTCGTCGTCGATTTCTGGGCGGAGTGGTGCGGCCCTTGCCGCATGATTGCGCCTGCGCTTGACGAGATCGCCGGTGCAATGGGCGACAAGGTCAAGATCGTCAAGCTCAACGTCGACGAGAGCCCGAAGACTGCATCGAAGTATGGCGTGATGTCGATTCCGACTCTGATGATCTTCAAGGGCGGCGAAATGGCTTCGCGGCAAGTCGGCGCAGCGCCGAAGCAAAAGCTTCAGCAGTGGATCAACGCCGCTGTTTGA
- a CDS encoding ATP-dependent helicase/nuclease subunit A (product_source=KO:K16898; cath_funfam=3.40.50.300,3.90.320.10; cog=COG1074; ko=KO:K16898; pfam=PF00580,PF12705,PF13361; superfamily=52540; tigrfam=TIGR02784), with protein MSAPRLNIPDAVRDAQTRASNPEASAFVAANAGSGKTHVLVNRVIRLLLNDVLPEKILCITFTKAAAANMAQRVFTTLGHWVTLSDEELDAAIVSTGAPKPGPATRMRARRLFACALETPGGLKVQTIHALCTRLLQQFPFEANVPARFSVLDDRDQNDMMERANLAVLLEASANPDSAAGRALQIAMSTAADVTFKDVVREACLSRDHFMAWSDSAGTVETAMSQVAVALGVDVNECIENVERDIVDGPNLPRSEWQAVAAAFDGGSSTDVSQAIRFRTASELTGSAQVDAYLEVFLTESKGVTGPRKTLMTKPLGKLHASLAARLDTEQARILQLDAKRRAVMQRDRTHALLVIASAVAANYRREKQERGLLDYHDLIDKTYDLLNSVSAGWVHFKLDRGIDHVLIDEAQDTSPRQWDIIDRLTSEFTSGAGARDGVKRTIFAVGDEKQSIFSFQGAAPREFDSRRRDIERRFKAASLAFEPVSFKHSFRSGWTILKSVDYVFREPAIYKSIHAVENAYPVHDALGDAAPALIDLWKLEEPDTREDIEGWDAPFDAVSETSPEVRLARRVQGEIRSLIDAGTMTGPTNRRRPLRYGDVLILVRRRGRAFDAIIQALKHAGIPVAGADRLKLTEHIAVIDLMNLADALLLPSDDLALAVALKSPLFGLDDDDLLRIAPDRKGSLRDALAEHAKENDKLRLALSRLEACEKRFAHETPFTFYAWLLGGDKGRARILGRLGPEANDALDEFLELALTYEQKAPASLQGFMAWLRAADTEVKRDMEIARDEVRVMTVHGSKGLEASVVFLVDTTTSPADTQRMNLIRIPQGNAAPDAPGVVLWAGRKADDPPEVAAARAAMKDDTEDEYRRLLYVAMTRAADRLIVGGVLPGNRNAVRELSWYDLITKGLSASDLHHQEIQTASGPVQRYSRLEDVEPQTSALSVQNSPAPTPLPAWLSQPAPPETPADVLLRPSDSADSDAHAVVTEEARRARERALKRGTFTHRLLQSLPDIAPERREEAARAFLERNARDWFDAPEREALARQVMILIENPVFAPLFAPGSRAEVSIAGRIERRGRPPALISGQVDRLVVTESEVLIVDYKTNHSPPAAVADASQAYVRQLALYRRVLRNLYPTRSVRCALLWTETAQMMEIPSSALDTELQSLVS; from the coding sequence ATGAGTGCACCTCGCCTCAACATTCCCGATGCCGTCCGCGACGCACAGACCCGCGCCTCGAACCCTGAAGCTTCTGCCTTCGTCGCAGCCAATGCCGGCTCCGGCAAAACCCATGTTCTGGTGAACCGCGTCATTCGGCTGCTGCTTAATGACGTGCTGCCGGAAAAAATTCTCTGCATCACGTTCACCAAGGCGGCTGCGGCCAATATGGCACAGCGCGTGTTTACGACCCTGGGTCACTGGGTCACGCTATCGGATGAAGAGCTGGATGCCGCTATCGTGTCGACAGGTGCACCGAAGCCGGGCCCAGCCACGCGCATGCGCGCACGCCGGTTGTTCGCCTGCGCGCTGGAGACCCCGGGCGGATTGAAGGTGCAGACGATCCACGCGCTGTGTACGCGGCTGCTGCAGCAATTTCCGTTCGAGGCCAATGTGCCTGCACGTTTCTCTGTTCTGGACGATCGCGATCAGAACGACATGATGGAGCGGGCGAATCTGGCGGTGTTGCTGGAGGCGTCGGCCAATCCGGACAGTGCGGCCGGTCGCGCGCTCCAGATCGCCATGTCAACCGCGGCTGACGTAACGTTCAAGGACGTCGTGCGCGAGGCGTGTCTGAGCCGCGATCATTTCATGGCGTGGTCCGACAGCGCAGGCACCGTCGAGACGGCGATGAGCCAGGTCGCGGTCGCCCTTGGCGTCGATGTCAATGAGTGCATCGAGAATGTCGAGCGCGACATTGTGGACGGCCCCAATCTGCCGCGCAGTGAATGGCAGGCCGTGGCCGCTGCTTTCGACGGCGGCAGCTCAACGGACGTCAGCCAAGCGATCCGATTCCGGACAGCCAGCGAGCTGACCGGAAGCGCACAGGTCGACGCCTATCTCGAGGTTTTTCTGACCGAGTCGAAAGGCGTGACCGGCCCTCGCAAGACGCTGATGACCAAGCCGCTCGGCAAGTTGCATGCATCGCTCGCTGCGCGGCTGGACACCGAGCAGGCACGCATTCTGCAGCTGGATGCGAAACGCCGCGCTGTGATGCAGCGCGATCGGACCCACGCTTTGCTCGTGATCGCCAGTGCTGTTGCAGCGAACTATCGCCGCGAGAAGCAGGAACGTGGCCTACTCGACTATCACGACCTGATCGACAAAACTTACGACTTGCTCAACAGCGTGTCGGCTGGCTGGGTGCACTTCAAGCTTGATCGCGGCATCGATCATGTCCTGATCGACGAAGCTCAGGACACCAGCCCACGGCAGTGGGACATCATTGATCGGCTGACATCGGAGTTCACATCCGGTGCGGGTGCCCGCGACGGCGTCAAACGTACGATCTTTGCCGTCGGTGATGAGAAGCAATCAATCTTTTCATTCCAGGGCGCGGCTCCGCGCGAATTCGATTCACGGCGCCGCGATATCGAGCGGCGCTTCAAGGCCGCAAGCCTCGCTTTTGAACCGGTGTCGTTCAAGCATTCGTTTCGTTCAGGCTGGACGATCCTGAAGTCTGTCGACTACGTGTTTCGCGAGCCAGCCATCTACAAAAGCATCCATGCAGTGGAGAACGCTTACCCGGTGCACGACGCGCTTGGCGACGCGGCGCCCGCGCTGATCGATCTCTGGAAACTTGAAGAACCGGATACTCGGGAGGACATCGAAGGCTGGGACGCACCATTCGATGCGGTTTCCGAGACCAGCCCGGAAGTGAGGCTGGCCCGGCGGGTGCAGGGCGAGATCAGATCTCTGATCGATGCAGGCACGATGACCGGCCCGACGAATCGCCGGCGGCCGCTGCGATACGGCGATGTGCTTATCCTGGTGCGCCGGCGCGGACGAGCATTCGACGCGATCATTCAGGCCTTGAAGCACGCCGGCATTCCTGTTGCCGGTGCCGACCGGCTGAAACTGACCGAGCATATCGCGGTCATCGATCTGATGAATTTAGCCGATGCCTTGTTGTTGCCGAGTGACGATCTGGCACTCGCAGTGGCGCTGAAGAGCCCTCTGTTCGGCCTTGATGACGATGACCTGCTCAGGATTGCGCCGGACCGGAAAGGCTCACTGCGCGATGCCCTGGCGGAGCACGCGAAGGAAAACGACAAGCTCCGGCTCGCTCTGAGTCGTCTTGAAGCCTGCGAAAAGCGTTTCGCGCACGAGACACCGTTTACGTTCTACGCTTGGCTACTCGGCGGCGACAAAGGCCGCGCGCGGATCCTCGGGCGGCTTGGACCGGAAGCCAATGACGCCCTCGACGAGTTTCTCGAACTGGCGCTCACCTACGAGCAGAAAGCCCCGGCCTCGCTGCAGGGCTTCATGGCGTGGCTCCGGGCCGCCGACACCGAAGTCAAACGCGACATGGAAATCGCGCGCGACGAAGTTCGCGTCATGACGGTCCACGGCTCCAAGGGACTCGAAGCGTCAGTTGTGTTCCTCGTCGACACGACGACATCGCCCGCGGACACCCAACGGATGAATCTCATCCGCATACCGCAAGGTAACGCCGCGCCTGACGCTCCCGGCGTTGTCCTCTGGGCCGGACGGAAGGCCGACGATCCCCCGGAGGTGGCTGCGGCCCGTGCGGCGATGAAGGACGACACCGAGGACGAATATCGCCGGCTGCTTTATGTCGCCATGACGCGCGCGGCCGATCGGCTGATCGTCGGTGGCGTGCTGCCAGGAAACCGCAATGCGGTCCGTGAACTGTCCTGGTACGACCTGATCACGAAAGGGCTGTCGGCCTCCGACCTGCACCATCAGGAAATCCAGACGGCCTCCGGTCCGGTGCAACGCTACTCGCGCCTTGAGGACGTCGAACCGCAAACGAGCGCCCTTTCAGTTCAGAACAGTCCGGCGCCTACCCCCTTGCCGGCCTGGCTGAGCCAGCCCGCGCCGCCAGAAACTCCTGCAGACGTCCTGTTGCGTCCATCCGATTCTGCGGACAGCGACGCCCATGCGGTCGTCACCGAGGAAGCACGGCGGGCTCGCGAACGCGCCTTGAAGCGCGGAACCTTCACCCACCGCCTCCTTCAGTCACTCCCGGATATCGCTCCAGAGCGGCGCGAAGAAGCCGCAAGGGCATTTCTGGAGCGGAACGCGAGAGACTGGTTTGATGCTCCGGAACGGGAAGCACTGGCCCGACAAGTGATGATATTGATCGAGAATCCGGTCTTCGCGCCCCTGTTTGCCCCGGGCAGCCGCGCGGAGGTCTCCATTGCCGGGCGGATCGAACGCCGCGGCAGGCCGCCAGCGCTGATTTCCGGCCAGGTCGACCGCCTGGTGGTAACCGAAAGCGAGGTCTTGATCGTCGATTACAAGACCAATCACAGTCCGCCCGCCGCCGTCGCCGACGCGTCACAAGCTTATGTCCGGCAGCTAGCCCTCTATCGGCGCGTCTTGAGAAATCTTTATCCGACCCGGTCCGTCCGCTGTGCATTGCTGTGGACCGAGACCGCACAGATGATGGAAATTCCTTCGTCCGCATTGGACACAGAACTGCAATCGCTCGTCTCGTAG
- a CDS encoding ATP-dependent helicase/nuclease subunit B (product_source=KO:K16899; cog=COG2887,COG3893; ko=KO:K16899; pfam=PF12705; superfamily=52540; tigrfam=TIGR02786), with amino-acid sequence MRVFNVPSSAPFLRTIISALVDGKLVDGFDARTNPDRLADVTLYLPTRRAGRMAREIFLDVLSTDAVLLPRIVALGAVDEDELAFAADEMGGSATLDIPPALDGLERRLVLANLVTAWATRLSPHDPASAPLVAGGPASMLALASDLARLMDDMATRDVPWTALDGLVPDELDQYWQLTLQFLNIAKDTWPVILNAHGKIEPAIRRDRLIAAEAARLATNPKGPVIAAGSTGSMPATAKFLHAIAKLPQGAVILPGLDTSLDEAAWSSIGGIEATDGTISTLAWSHPQFALHNLVTRVFGITRDDVVTLDKPASHGREVLTSEAMRPAASSALWHTRLEDKAIALEIVSGSRDLVVIEAANPEMEALSIAVAMREARHQNITAALVTPDRTLARRVMAALGRWNLEFDDSGGDSLMDTPAGIFARLAAEAVADGLAPATLLALLKHPLFRLGSPQSAWTAAISDLELALLRGTRPAPGSAGLARDFARFRDELGKLRRKEASTLHASEPRAQLSELRLATVQTLIERLSEALKPLEEIKVGKPSDFSDLAARHRQMLMALSRDDKDKIWGFEEADGNGLSRAFDDLLGIPGESDAAAASGLMVQLRDYPELFQTAFGEQIVRWPQSPATQLRIYGLLEARLTECDRIILGGLVEGVWPPQPRTDPWLSRPMRHQLGLNLPERRIGLTAHDFSQLMGAKEVILSHAAKVSGAPAVASRFLHRLEAVMGEERWNAATKNGAKYARYADELDRPQHVAPVAQPEPKPAIALRPLKMSVTEIEDWLRDPYTIYAKRILKLAPLDPVDMPLTAADRGSAIHEALGEFTKRFADALPDDTAATLRRIGETHFAPLMERPEARALWWPRFLRITSWFAGWETERRLNVAGIQAEIRGEIPIRLGNDRTFMLSARADRIERRRDHTYAVLDYKTGQPPTGKQVRMGLSPQLTLEAAILRNGGFESIPADSSVSELVYVRLSGNNPPGEPKVLELKLNKSDTPQPPDDAADEALRKLTTLIRKFENADQPYRSLSLSMWSNRYGVYDDLARIKEWSASGLGGGDE; translated from the coding sequence ATGCGCGTTTTCAATGTGCCGTCATCGGCACCCTTTCTTCGAACGATCATCTCAGCTCTCGTCGACGGCAAGCTCGTTGACGGGTTCGACGCGCGCACAAATCCCGACCGGCTCGCGGATGTTACGTTGTATCTGCCGACGCGACGTGCCGGCCGCATGGCACGCGAGATCTTCCTTGATGTCCTGAGTACCGACGCAGTGCTGTTGCCACGCATCGTCGCGCTTGGCGCGGTGGATGAGGATGAACTCGCCTTCGCCGCCGACGAGATGGGCGGATCGGCAACCCTCGATATTCCGCCCGCGCTCGATGGACTCGAGCGCCGTCTGGTGCTCGCCAATCTTGTGACCGCCTGGGCCACACGACTGTCCCCGCACGATCCCGCCTCAGCGCCGCTCGTGGCCGGCGGCCCCGCCTCGATGCTGGCGCTCGCAAGCGATCTGGCGCGGCTGATGGACGACATGGCCACGCGCGACGTGCCTTGGACAGCGCTCGACGGGCTGGTGCCGGACGAGCTCGACCAATACTGGCAGCTGACGCTGCAGTTCCTGAACATCGCCAAGGATACGTGGCCAGTCATCCTCAACGCCCATGGCAAAATCGAGCCCGCCATCCGACGCGACCGGCTGATTGCGGCGGAGGCCGCGCGGCTGGCCACGAATCCGAAAGGCCCCGTCATCGCGGCCGGCTCCACGGGATCGATGCCCGCCACGGCGAAATTTCTTCATGCGATTGCGAAGCTGCCGCAGGGCGCTGTCATTTTGCCTGGTCTCGATACCAGTCTAGATGAGGCAGCGTGGTCTTCCATCGGCGGCATCGAAGCGACTGACGGCACAATCTCCACATTAGCATGGAGTCACCCCCAGTTCGCTCTACACAATTTGGTCACGCGCGTGTTCGGGATAACTCGCGATGACGTCGTGACGCTGGACAAGCCCGCTTCGCACGGGCGCGAGGTTCTCACATCGGAAGCCATGCGGCCGGCTGCATCGAGCGCGTTGTGGCACACGCGCCTCGAAGACAAAGCGATCGCGCTAGAGATCGTCAGCGGATCGAGGGATCTCGTCGTGATCGAAGCAGCCAATCCTGAAATGGAGGCTCTTTCGATCGCAGTCGCCATGCGCGAAGCCCGTCACCAGAATATCACCGCAGCGCTGGTGACACCCGACCGTACGCTCGCGCGGCGTGTGATGGCGGCACTGGGGCGCTGGAATCTCGAGTTCGACGATTCGGGCGGCGATTCTCTTATGGACACACCCGCGGGAATTTTCGCCCGGCTCGCCGCGGAAGCTGTTGCCGACGGATTGGCGCCGGCCACGTTGCTCGCACTTTTGAAGCACCCGCTGTTTCGTCTTGGATCTCCGCAAAGTGCCTGGACTGCAGCTATTTCTGACCTCGAACTGGCGCTGCTACGCGGAACACGGCCTGCGCCCGGCAGTGCGGGCTTGGCACGGGATTTCGCGCGCTTCCGCGACGAGCTTGGAAAATTGCGGCGCAAGGAAGCCTCTACGCTTCATGCTTCCGAACCGCGCGCGCAGCTCAGCGAGCTCCGCCTTGCAACCGTACAGACGCTCATTGAGCGCCTGTCAGAGGCTCTCAAGCCGCTTGAAGAGATCAAGGTCGGTAAGCCCTCGGATTTTTCTGACCTCGCAGCACGGCATCGCCAGATGCTGATGGCGCTGTCACGCGACGACAAAGACAAGATATGGGGATTCGAAGAAGCCGACGGCAACGGACTATCGAGAGCGTTCGATGATTTGCTCGGCATTCCCGGCGAAAGCGACGCTGCGGCTGCCAGCGGCCTCATGGTCCAGCTTCGCGACTATCCGGAACTGTTCCAGACCGCATTTGGCGAACAGATCGTGCGCTGGCCGCAATCGCCTGCGACGCAGTTGCGGATCTACGGTCTGCTCGAAGCCCGCCTCACCGAATGCGATCGCATCATCCTCGGCGGACTGGTGGAAGGCGTGTGGCCGCCGCAGCCGCGCACTGATCCATGGCTCAGCCGCCCGATGCGGCACCAGCTTGGTCTCAACCTGCCGGAGCGCCGCATCGGCCTGACTGCGCACGACTTCTCGCAGCTAATGGGCGCGAAGGAAGTGATCCTATCCCACGCGGCGAAGGTCAGCGGCGCACCGGCGGTGGCCTCACGCTTCCTGCACCGGCTTGAAGCAGTGATGGGCGAGGAGCGCTGGAACGCTGCGACAAAAAACGGCGCAAAGTATGCACGCTACGCGGACGAACTCGACCGGCCGCAGCATGTCGCGCCCGTGGCCCAGCCAGAACCGAAGCCTGCGATCGCGCTGCGCCCGCTCAAGATGTCCGTCACCGAGATCGAGGACTGGCTGCGCGACCCTTACACGATTTACGCCAAGCGTATTTTGAAACTCGCTCCGCTAGATCCGGTGGACATGCCACTCACCGCGGCTGACCGCGGCTCGGCCATCCACGAGGCGCTGGGCGAATTCACCAAGCGATTTGCAGATGCGTTGCCAGACGACACCGCAGCCACGCTGCGCAGGATCGGCGAAACACACTTCGCACCATTGATGGAGCGCCCTGAAGCGCGCGCTCTATGGTGGCCGCGTTTCCTGCGCATCACATCGTGGTTCGCTGGATGGGAAACTGAGCGGCGGCTGAATGTCGCCGGCATCCAGGCCGAAATTCGCGGCGAGATTCCGATTCGTCTTGGCAATGACCGCACATTCATGCTGTCCGCGCGGGCGGACCGCATCGAGCGCCGGAGAGACCACACCTATGCTGTGCTCGACTACAAGACCGGTCAGCCACCAACCGGCAAGCAGGTGCGCATGGGCTTGTCACCACAGTTGACCCTTGAAGCCGCCATTCTTCGCAATGGTGGCTTTGAGAGTATTCCCGCTGACTCGTCAGTGAGCGAACTCGTCTATGTCAGACTCAGCGGCAACAATCCGCCGGGCGAACCTAAGGTCCTCGAACTCAAGCTCAACAAGAGCGACACGCCGCAGCCGCCCGATGATGCTGCCGATGAAGCCCTACGCAAGCTCACGACGCTGATCCGAAAATTTGAAAACGCGGACCAGCCCTATCGCTCGCTGAGCCTGTCGATGTGGTCAAACCGCTATGGCGTCTATGACGACCTCGCGCGCATCAAGGAATGGTCTGCCAGCGGCCTGGGTGGAGGTGACGAATGA
- a CDS encoding MurNAc alpha-1-phosphate uridylyltransferase (product_source=KO:K00992; cath_funfam=3.90.550.10; cog=COG1208; ko=KO:K00992; pfam=PF12804; superfamily=53448) yields the protein MPTKPTTAMILAAGLGLRMRPLTDKMPKPLVSVGGKPLLDHVLDRLADAGVGKAVVNVHYLPDQIVQHVAQRTRPQVIISDERNVVLGTGGGVVKALPLLGGEPFYHLNADTMWIDGVQPNLLRLAETFDPARMDILLLMAPTAHSIGYTGAGDYAMLSDGTLRKRKEHQVVPFVYAGVAIMSPAIFANAPQGEFSLTKIFDEVNERERLYGLRMDGLWMHVGTPDAVEAAEEALLASVA from the coding sequence ATGCCCACCAAACCAACTACCGCCATGATCCTTGCGGCCGGCCTCGGCCTGCGGATGCGACCGCTGACTGATAAGATGCCAAAGCCGCTGGTGTCGGTCGGCGGAAAGCCCCTGCTCGATCATGTGCTCGATCGTCTGGCCGACGCGGGGGTGGGCAAGGCTGTGGTCAATGTGCATTACCTGCCTGACCAGATCGTGCAGCATGTCGCGCAGCGCACCCGGCCCCAGGTCATCATCTCGGACGAACGCAATGTGGTGCTCGGTACCGGCGGCGGCGTTGTAAAGGCACTGCCGCTGCTGGGCGGCGAGCCGTTTTATCATTTGAATGCCGACACCATGTGGATCGACGGCGTGCAGCCAAATTTGCTGCGCCTTGCCGAAACGTTCGATCCCGCGCGGATGGACATCCTGCTGTTGATGGCGCCAACCGCCCATAGCATCGGGTACACGGGGGCGGGCGATTACGCCATGCTGAGCGACGGAACCTTGCGCAAACGCAAGGAGCATCAAGTTGTGCCGTTCGTCTATGCCGGCGTCGCCATCATGTCGCCCGCGATTTTTGCCAATGCACCTCAGGGTGAATTCTCGCTGACCAAAATCTTCGATGAGGTCAATGAGCGGGAACGCCTGTACGGACTGCGCATGGACGGCCTGTGGATGCATGTTGGCACGCCGGACGCCGTCGAAGCTGCTGAAGAAGCCCTTCTCGCCAGCGTCGCATAA
- a CDS encoding hypothetical protein (product_source=Hypo-rule applied; cath_funfam=2.40.10.220; superfamily=141371), translating to MAERQRGDRVVFERGFAASLMGIDGTWRRSCLVEDVSETGAKLTVEGSVEGLNLKEFFLLLSSTGLAYRRCELSWVNGGQLGVSFLKPTDKKKAARRPNSQIVEV from the coding sequence ATGGCTGAACGGCAACGAGGCGACCGCGTGGTATTCGAGCGTGGTTTCGCGGCGTCCTTGATGGGCATTGACGGTACATGGCGCCGTAGCTGTCTGGTGGAAGACGTTTCTGAAACCGGTGCCAAGCTCACGGTTGAAGGCTCCGTCGAAGGCCTGAATCTCAAGGAATTTTTCCTGCTCCTGTCGTCGACCGGGCTGGCCTATCGCCGCTGCGAACTGTCCTGGGTGAATGGCGGACAACTCGGCGTAAGCTTCCTCAAGCCAACCGACAAAAAGAAAGCCGCACGGCGTCCGAACTCACAGATCGTGGAAGTCTGA
- a CDS encoding tRNA threonylcarbamoyl adenosine modification protein YjeE (product_source=TIGR00150; cath_funfam=3.40.50.300; cog=COG0802,COG3178; ko=KO:K07102; pfam=PF01636,PF02367; superfamily=52540,56112; tigrfam=TIGR00150): MSDDSTFSVALANETATAQLMADLALLLSAGDTVTLSGDLGAGKTAAARALIRYVAGDEDLEVPSPTFTLAQTYDLPAFQVLHADLYRVADPSELEEIGLSPLPEGVVALIEWPERAPDLLPADRIDITFSHRPLLGSHARAAEFLGYGSGVTKVRRLAALRNLLSLSGNEDARRQRMPGDASTRSYARLFKGHQSTILMNSPRRPDGAPVYDGKSYSAAVHLAEDVKPFVAMANGLRERGYSAPAILHADIDEGFLITEDFGRASFVAGDPPTPIAERYQAAVDMLATLHRNPLPETLSLAPHLNYRVPPFDNNAMLIEVGLMLEWYLPDKGATVTDEVRADFQRLWNELFEKLAAVRKTWMLRDFHSPNLIWLGQRKDIGRVGILDFQDAVLGPPAYDLVSLLQDARIDVPEDIEIPMLAHYARKRRTADPGFNPAAFAEEYAIMSAQRNTRLLGTFARLNRRDNKPQYLKHQPRVWTYLNRALAHPSLAAYREWCTAHVPPPAS; the protein is encoded by the coding sequence ATGAGCGATGACTCGACATTCTCCGTTGCGTTGGCGAATGAAACCGCGACCGCGCAACTGATGGCGGATCTGGCGCTGCTGCTCAGCGCCGGCGATACGGTCACCCTGTCCGGCGATCTCGGGGCTGGAAAGACGGCAGCTGCTCGCGCATTGATTCGCTACGTGGCTGGCGATGAAGATCTCGAGGTGCCGAGTCCCACATTCACGCTCGCGCAGACTTACGATCTTCCAGCCTTTCAGGTCTTGCACGCGGACCTTTATCGCGTTGCTGATCCCAGCGAGCTTGAAGAAATCGGACTTTCTCCCTTGCCGGAAGGTGTAGTGGCGTTGATTGAATGGCCCGAGCGCGCGCCGGATCTGCTGCCAGCCGACCGGATCGACATTACTTTCAGTCATCGGCCCTTGCTCGGAAGCCATGCACGCGCCGCGGAATTTCTCGGCTATGGCAGTGGTGTTACAAAGGTTCGGCGCCTCGCGGCCTTGCGCAACCTGCTGAGCCTTTCGGGCAATGAAGACGCGAGACGGCAACGCATGCCGGGCGACGCCTCAACGCGATCTTACGCACGGCTGTTCAAAGGCCATCAATCAACCATCCTGATGAATTCGCCGCGCCGCCCGGATGGTGCGCCGGTTTATGATGGTAAATCCTACAGCGCAGCGGTTCATCTTGCGGAAGACGTCAAACCGTTTGTCGCGATGGCCAACGGACTGCGCGAACGCGGCTATTCCGCGCCTGCCATCCTGCATGCGGATATCGACGAAGGATTTCTGATCACCGAAGATTTTGGCCGCGCCAGCTTCGTTGCGGGCGATCCGCCAACGCCTATCGCAGAACGCTACCAAGCTGCTGTTGACATGTTGGCGACGTTGCACCGCAATCCACTGCCGGAGACGTTGTCGCTTGCGCCACATCTCAATTACCGCGTGCCACCGTTCGACAACAACGCGATGCTGATCGAAGTCGGTCTGATGCTGGAGTGGTATCTTCCAGACAAAGGCGCGACGGTGACAGACGAGGTGCGCGCTGACTTCCAGCGACTATGGAACGAGTTGTTCGAGAAGCTCGCCGCCGTACGCAAGACATGGATGCTGCGAGACTTCCATTCGCCCAATCTGATCTGGCTCGGACAACGCAAAGACATCGGCCGTGTCGGCATTCTCGACTTTCAGGACGCAGTGCTCGGCCCGCCGGCCTATGATCTAGTCTCGTTGCTTCAGGACGCGCGGATCGATGTCCCGGAAGACATCGAAATTCCGATGCTAGCGCATTACGCGCGAAAACGGCGCACCGCTGATCCGGGCTTCAACCCAGCCGCGTTTGCCGAAGAATACGCGATTATGTCGGCCCAGCGGAACACGCGGCTGCTCGGTACCTTTGCGCGCCTGAACCGGCGCGACAACAAGCCACAGTATCTGAAGCACCAGCCGAGAGTCTGGACCTACCTCAACCGCGCGCTCGCACATCCGAGTCTGGCGGCATACCGCGAGTGGTGCACAGCGCACGTCCCGCCGCCAGCGTCTTGA